One part of the Amaranthus tricolor cultivar Red isolate AtriRed21 chromosome 16, ASM2621246v1, whole genome shotgun sequence genome encodes these proteins:
- the LOC130802508 gene encoding uncharacterized protein LOC130802508: MSIQLDKDGSNFHTWVTLFKLHCRANLVDSHILPDDYSKALVSKDSEWQRLDDIVRTWIYGSISPSLLQSIVRPDDCAFDAWTRIENNFQNNKTSRILHLESQFNDISLSKFPNVKSYCNELETIATSLTNLGTSIIDNRLALQVLHGLNSKYKTFRSLVQHMNLILSFDTLRSMLELEERSNHRHTSPAQDSALVTTNKASFSENSAHYTNRAPPTTVPLVVVAGTAVAATMAPPAALGITGSIISPGSLLLPFLGPIGSLLLLAA; encoded by the coding sequence ATGTCTATCCAACTTGATAAAGATGGCTCCAATTTTCATACTTGGGTCACTTTATTTAAGCTTCATTGTAGAGCTAACCTTGTGGATTCTCACATTCTTCCCGATGACTACTCTAAAGCATTAGTTTCTAAAGATTCCGAATGGCAACGTCTTGATGACATTGTTCGCACATGGATTTATGGCTCCATTAGTCCATCCCTCCTCCAATCCATAGTTCGTCCCGATGATTGTGCTTTTGATGCTTGGACTCGTATTgagaacaattttcaaaataataaaacctcTCGAATTCTTCATCTTGAGTctcaatttaatgacatttctcTCTCAAAGTTTCCCAATGTGAAATCTTATTGCAATGAACTTGAGACTATTGCTACGTCTCTTACTAATCTTGGTACTTCCATCATCGATAATCGATTAGCTCTCCAAGTTCTTCATGGGTTGAATTCGAAGTATAAAACTTTTCGGTCTTTGGTTCAACATATGAATCTCATTCTCTCTTTTGATACCCTTCGTTCTATGTTAGAATTGGAAGAGCGCTCCAACCATAGACACACTTCTCCCGCTCAAGATTCGGCTCTTGTTACCACAAATAAAGCCTCTTTTTCCGAAAATTCAGCCCATTATACCAACCGCGCCCCCCCCACCACCGTACCTCTCGTCGTGGTGGCCGGAACAGCCGTGGCAGCCACCATGGCTCCACCAGCAGCTTTGGGCATCACTGGTAGCATCATCAGCCCAGGCAGCCTACTCCTCCCTTTTCTCGGTCCAATAGGCAGCCTACTCCTTCTGGCGGCCTAA